The sequence CATTTACTTTCTCCTTAATTTTACAAACACAATAAAAGCAAACAACACTTTTTTACAGAAATAAACCTTCTCTACGCATAAATACGTACAAAAAACAGATAAAAAATACGTATTTATACGTATTGCAAGTTTGAAAAATATAGTCTATATTTGAAAAGGTATGACACTTGTCATACATATACACAAGTTGGCAAATATTATGACGAACCTGTCCAAAACCAAAAAACTTCAGTCAATAAAAAATGAATGTTGATAAAGTATTAAATGAAATTGGAGTAATTTATTCACCGCTATCTAATGAATGTCATCAGGAATTCATTGCCAATTCAAAAATTAATACGTTCAAAAAAGGTGAGATTGTAGTACGTGAAGGACAATTTTCAGAAAAAGCATACATAATTGTACAAGGTTGTGCAAGAGCCTATTATTTAAAAGACGGAAAGGACATTTCTGACTGGTTTTCTTTTGAAAATGAAATTATGACTGCAATAGTTAGTTTTTTCAGCAAAGAGCCAAGTCCTCATTATGTGGAATTTGTAGAAGATTCTATTGTTATCGAATTCTCAAAAGAAACTGTTGATAGTCTTTCTAACAAATACCACGATTTTGAACGCTTTATTAGTAAAGTAGTAACCCAAACTATGTTAGGCCTGTGCGAAAGATTATATACTATTCAATTCAACAAAGCAGACGACAGGTACAAACACTTATTAAGTATTTATCCTGAAATAACAAACAGAATTCCACTAACACATATCGCTTCTTATTTAGGAATTACACTTGAAACTTTGAGTAGAATAAGAAATCCTAAAAACCGAATTTGATTTATATCAAATGATACGTTTCCCATTAGTTTGACCTTTGTCAAATGGAAGAAAAAAACAAACAACTCAAATCAGTATGGGGAAAATGGTGGGAACCTATTAGAAAATGGTTTTACCCAAATTGGTTACTTTATGAACTTTCAATTCGTTTTTACGACTATTCAATAGATGTTCATAATTATTTTACTGATCAGCAAGATTATTTCGCTTCATTTATAGGAGAGTTTGGCACTCAAGCTTTAGCTATTTTTTGTAGCGTAGCCACTTTCGTTATTTGCACATTTTTTTTAACAGTATTTACTTGTTTCGTTCTTTATAAGTTCTTCAAAATCGAAAATTTAACAAACACTCGATTTGAAGAAAAAACGAAAAAATATTTCTAACGTAGATGAAAAAAATACTAATTATAAACGGACATCCAGACAAGGAAAGTCTCAGTTTTGGACTTTCAGAATCCTATAAAAAGGGTGCTGAAAAATCAAATGCTGAAATAAAAGAAATTAATATCAGAGAATTGAACTTCAACCCAAACCTACAATTTGGATATAGAAAGCGAACAGAATTAGAACCTGACCTATTAGATGCTCAAGCCAAATTAAAATGGGCTGACCATTTAGTTTGGGTATATCCTGTTTGGTGGAGTTCTGTACCTGCAATAA is a genomic window of Flavobacterium jumunjinense containing:
- a CDS encoding Crp/Fnr family transcriptional regulator, producing the protein MNVDKVLNEIGVIYSPLSNECHQEFIANSKINTFKKGEIVVREGQFSEKAYIIVQGCARAYYLKDGKDISDWFSFENEIMTAIVSFFSKEPSPHYVEFVEDSIVIEFSKETVDSLSNKYHDFERFISKVVTQTMLGLCERLYTIQFNKADDRYKHLLSIYPEITNRIPLTHIASYLGITLETLSRIRNPKNRI